The sequence below is a genomic window from Henriciella marina DSM 19595.
ATAAACGTTTGATAAACTCTTCTCATGCACCCTTTTTGTTTGAAATCACTGACTAGCCGAAGGTGAATGCTCGAATATCCGAGAGTAAAGAAGACTGTAGAAGACACGATGATGCACTCGAAGATCGAAATGCCCTTGTCTGACAATGTCGACAAACGCGACTTCCCGCGTTTCGACGTAAACACGTCCGGTACGCTTATCCTGGACACAGGGTTCAAGCTCTCCTTCGTTGTGAAGGATATGTCCCAGCGCGGCGCAAAGATCCTGCTAAACAAGACGTCCATCCTGCCAGACACCTTCACGGTCGAGATTGTCAGCCCTGACCGTTCAAAGCTGAAACGCTGTTCCGCGCGCCGCCAATGGCAGCGAGGCCCGCTTGTCGGCATCAGGCTACTAAGCGCGAAAACCATCACCCTCTGATCGTTTCGGCATTGGCACGGCTGTAAACCCGGCTAACATCGGAAATATGGAACAGAGCGTCCTGATAAGGCCTGCGTGTCTGCAGGATGTGAGCGCCATTATTGCGGCCGACATAGCTGCGTCTGCTCTGTTCAAACCGACAGGCCTGCTGTCCGACGACGCTCTCAACGACCATGTCGAGGCTTCAGATGTTGAGACGGCTGTTGATGCAGGCGTCATCGATGTTGCGGAAGTTGTCGCCAATAATCGCGTGGCCGGCTTCATTCAGTATGGGCTGATCGAAGGCGATCTCTACCTCGAACAGGTCAGCGTCGATCCGGCATATGGCCGGCAGGGTATTGGGCGACAGCTGATGTCATGGCTCGACCAGCGCGCGATTGACCTCGGCGCTCCTCGGGTCACGCTATCCACCTTTCGCGACCTTGCCTGGAACGGTCCATTCTATGCCTCGCTCGGGTTTGAAGAAATCCCGCGCGGCGACATGCTGGACTACATGTTTCGGATAGAGGCAGCACAGGCACCGCTTATGGATGTTTCCAAACGTTTTTTCATGATAAAAACCGTTCGCAATTAATCAAAGCACGCTAAGTAGCGCCTCATGACATCGCCATTTCCGCAAAGCTATCCGTCCACCCGGCTCCGCAGGCTTCGTCAGGCAGGCTGGGTTCGAAACCTCTCCGCAGAGAACAGCGTTTCTCCAAGCGACCTCATCTGGTCCATGGTCGTCCATGACGGCGAGGAGCCGAGCATTCCAGTTGGCTCGATGCCGGGGCTCTATCGGCTGAACGTCGAAGAAGCTGCGAATGCGGCCAGGCGCGCCAGCGATCTGGGTATCCCGGCAATTGCCATTTTCCCGCATATCAATCCTGCCCGGAAGGATGAAACCGGGTCCGAAGCGCTGAACCCTGATGGTCTGATCCCCGAGGCCATCAAGGCAATGAAGGCCGCCGCGCCTGATGTAGGCATCATCTGCGATGTCGCGCTCGATCCATTCACGGTTCACGGCCATGACGGGCTCATCGACGGTGACGGCTATGTGCTGAACGATGCGACGGTGGATCTGTTGAGACAACAGGCGGTCCTTCAGGCCGAAGCCGGCGCAGATATCGTCGCTCCCTCTGACATGATGGACGGGCGCGTCGGCGCAATCCGGGCGGCGCTCGAAGAGGCCGGTCACGTCAACACGATGATCATGTCTTACGCCGCCAAATATGCGAGCGGCTTCTATGGTCCCTACCGGGATGCGATCGGGTCCGCCTCTGCGCTGAAGGGCGACAAGAAAACCTATCAGCAGAACCCGGCCAATAGCGACGAAGCCCTGCGCGAGGTCGCCATGGACATTCAGGAAGGCGCCGACCTCGTCATGGTGAAGCCGGGTCTGCCTTATCTCGACATCATTCGACGGGTGTCGGAGACGTTCGCCGTGCCGACCATCGCCTTCCAGGTGTCGGGCGAATATGCGCAGATCAAGGCCGCTGGCCAGCAGGGCTGGATCGACGAGGAACGCGTCATGATGGAGACGCTGCTCTGTTTCAAGCGGGCTGGAGCCTCCGGCATCATCACCTATTTCGCCGAAGCGGCTGCGAAGCTGATGCATGATTAAAACCTCCCGATTGCCAAACATCTTCAACACAACCCGTCATCTGCCCGCTCTGTTTGCGTGCCTTGCTGTTTTCACGCTCGGCGCTCAGGCGCAGACTTCAGAAGAAACCGTGCCGCTGCCAGACCTTGAAGGCGGCCGCTGGGGCATTTCCGTCGTGTCGCTAGACGGTGAGCAGGTCTTTGCTGTCTCCGAGAGCCAGAGGTTTGCGCCTGCGTCCACGCTCAAGCTTGTGACCACGGCGGCGGCCTTTCGCATGCTGGGAGACTATGATTCCGGCCGCTGGCCTGCGGGCACCAGTATTCGGTTTGAGACAACCGAGATTTCAGACTATCCGGACCTCGTCCTGACGGGGTCTGGCGATCCCAGCCTTTCTGCGACAGGTAACTGCCAGACCAATTGCCTCCAGCAGATCGCCGATGCTGTCTCCGCCAGCGGCGTGACCGACATCGCCTCGATCGATGTCGATGACAGCCTGTTTCAGCCACCGCACTGGCCTTCCGGCTGGACGCACGAGGATTTCCGCTTTGGCTATGCCACGGCGATTTCCTCTCTCAGCATCGATAGCGGGGTTGCCCGGGCGAGGCTGACGCCCGGCAGCCGCCGAGGGCAGCCGCCTGAAGTCTCTTGGGAATGGACGCCGTTCTTCACGATCAATACCGCCGAAGCCGAAACCGTTACCACGCGGCAGTTCAATGTGGACCTGATCAGACGCCCAGGCGCCAGGCAGGCCTTTCTGCTGGGCAGGCTTCCGCTGGCCTCTCCGCCCGTGCACCTTCAGTTTGGTCTCGATGACCCGGCGCTCTATGCGGGCGAAGTGCTGAAGGCCATGCTGGAGGCGCGCGGCGTCACCGTTCACGGCCCCGTCTACCGCGCAGAGCTGACCCATGAGCCGGAAGTCGATCCAGACGCGCTCCCGCCTGTGGCAGACTTTTCATTGCCTGACCCGGATCCGGACGACCTGCTCGAAGAAATTCTTCATGAGAGCAATAATTTTTATACCGAAGTGCTGCTGCACCACATCTCGCTGACCGCGCGGGACAGGTCCCAGGA
It includes:
- a CDS encoding PilZ domain-containing protein, whose translation is MLEYPRVKKTVEDTMMHSKIEMPLSDNVDKRDFPRFDVNTSGTLILDTGFKLSFVVKDMSQRGAKILLNKTSILPDTFTVEIVSPDRSKLKRCSARRQWQRGPLVGIRLLSAKTITL
- a CDS encoding GNAT family N-acetyltransferase, producing MEQSVLIRPACLQDVSAIIAADIAASALFKPTGLLSDDALNDHVEASDVETAVDAGVIDVAEVVANNRVAGFIQYGLIEGDLYLEQVSVDPAYGRQGIGRQLMSWLDQRAIDLGAPRVTLSTFRDLAWNGPFYASLGFEEIPRGDMLDYMFRIEAAQAPLMDVSKRFFMIKTVRN
- the hemB gene encoding porphobilinogen synthase — its product is MTSPFPQSYPSTRLRRLRQAGWVRNLSAENSVSPSDLIWSMVVHDGEEPSIPVGSMPGLYRLNVEEAANAARRASDLGIPAIAIFPHINPARKDETGSEALNPDGLIPEAIKAMKAAAPDVGIICDVALDPFTVHGHDGLIDGDGYVLNDATVDLLRQQAVLQAEAGADIVAPSDMMDGRVGAIRAALEEAGHVNTMIMSYAAKYASGFYGPYRDAIGSASALKGDKKTYQQNPANSDEALREVAMDIQEGADLVMVKPGLPYLDIIRRVSETFAVPTIAFQVSGEYAQIKAAGQQGWIDEERVMMETLLCFKRAGASGIITYFAEAAAKLMHD
- the dacB gene encoding D-alanyl-D-alanine carboxypeptidase/D-alanyl-D-alanine endopeptidase, whose product is MIKTSRLPNIFNTTRHLPALFACLAVFTLGAQAQTSEETVPLPDLEGGRWGISVVSLDGEQVFAVSESQRFAPASTLKLVTTAAAFRMLGDYDSGRWPAGTSIRFETTEISDYPDLVLTGSGDPSLSATGNCQTNCLQQIADAVSASGVTDIASIDVDDSLFQPPHWPSGWTHEDFRFGYATAISSLSIDSGVARARLTPGSRRGQPPEVSWEWTPFFTINTAEAETVTTRQFNVDLIRRPGARQAFLLGRLPLASPPVHLQFGLDDPALYAGEVLKAMLEARGVTVHGPVYRAELTHEPEVDPDALPPVADFSLPDPDPDDLLEEILHESNNFYTEVLLHHISLTARDRSQESGLKLMGDMMVAAGADPSEYNFSDGSGLSVYNRLTPSAMTDLLVWASRQSWFNTWSANISKAGETGTLRYRFTDLGAPNKVRAKTGSLTGTGALAGYFETRDGTKYAFAIFANDSSLRSSATRRRIDEILYDVVELLE